One window of Chitinophagaceae bacterium genomic DNA carries:
- a CDS encoding site-specific integrase: MAVKVTLRHKKISKGRQSLYLDFYPAIPHPETGEPTRREFLGLYIFEKPKSPIDKKHKTETLKIAD; the protein is encoded by the coding sequence ATGGCAGTTAAAGTAACATTAAGACATAAGAAAATAAGCAAAGGACGGCAAAGCCTGTATTTAGATTTTTACCCGGCTATTCCACACCCCGAAACAGGCGAACCCACACGCAGGGAATTTTTAGGGCTTTACATTTTTGAGAAACCTAAAAGCCCAATTGACAAAAAACATAAAACTGAAACGCTAAAGATTGCAGACAG